A part of Setaria viridis chromosome 8, Setaria_viridis_v4.0, whole genome shotgun sequence genomic DNA contains:
- the LOC117866621 gene encoding tryptophan decarboxylase 1 gives MGSLDSNPASFDAFAAEADGFQPLNAEDVRSYLHKSVDFIYDYYKSVESLPVLPDVEPGYLSRLLQSAPPSAAAPFDIAMKEVREAVVPGMTHWASPNFFAFFPATNSAAAIAGELIASAMNTVGFTWQANPAATEMEVLALDWLAQLLRLPESFMMNRTSAGRGTGGGVILGTTSEAMLVTLVAARDAALRRMGSNGVAGIARLTVYAADQTHSTFFKACRLAGFDPANIRSMPTGPDTDYGLDPSKLLEVMQADVDAGLVPTYICATVGTTSSNAVDPVGAVADVAARFNAWVHVDAAYAGSACICPEFRHHLDGVERVDSISMSPHKWLMTCLDCTCLWVRDAHRLTDSLETNPEYLKNDASDSGTVTDLKDMQVGVGRRFRGLKLWMVMRTYGSTRLQEHIRSDVAMAKLFEEWVRADDRFEVVVPRNFALVCFRVKPHAGMTEEETEAANRELMERLNRTGKAYLAHTVIGGKFVLRFAVGSSLQEERHVRSAWELIRKKTTEIMSGEMSV, from the coding sequence ATGGGAAGCCTTGACAGCAACCCTGCCTCCTTCGACGCGTTCGCCGCTGAGGCCGACGGCTTCCAGCCGCTCAACGCTGAGGACGTCCGCTCCTACCTCCACAAGTCCGTCGACTTCATCTACGACTACTACAAGTCCGTCGAGTCCCTGCCCGTGCTCCCCGACGTCGAGCCGGGCTACCTCAGCCGCCTGCTGCAGTCCGCACCACCCAGTGCCGCCGCACCGTTCGACATTGCTATGAAGGAGGTCCGGGAGGCCGTGGTGCCGGGGATGACCCACTGGGCCAGCCCCAACTTCTTCGCCTTCTTCCCTGCGACCAACAGCGCTGCGGCCATCGCCGGGGAGCTCATCGCCTCCGCCATGAACACCGTCGGGTTCACCTGGCAGGCGAACCCGGCGGCCACGGAGATGGAGGTGCTCGCGCTCGACTGGCTTGCGCAGCTCCTGCGCCTGCCCGAGAGCTTCATGATGAACCGCACCAGCGCCGggcgcggcaccggcggcggcgtcatccTCGGTACCACCAGTGAGGCAATGCTGGTCACGCTTGTCGCCGCCCGCGATGCCGCGCTGCGCCGTATGGGCTCCAACGGCGTCGCCGGGATCGCGCGGTTGACCGTCTACGCCGCCGACCAGACCCACTCCACCTTCTTCAAGGCGTGCCGTCTCGCCGGCTTCGACCCGGCCAACATCAGGTCGATGCCCACCGGCCCTGACACGGACTATGGCCTTGACCCGTCGAAGCTGCTCGAGGTCATGCAGGCTGACGTCGACGCTGGCCTCGTGCCAACCTACATCTGTGCCACGGTCGGCACCACGTCGTCTAACGCCGTCGATCCGGtgggcgccgtcgccgacgtcgCCGCCCGGTTCAATGCGTGGGTCCACGTCGACGCCGCCTACGCCGGGAGCGCCTGCATCTGCCCGGAGTTCCGGCACCACCTCGACGGCGTGGAGCGCGTCGACTCCATCAGCATGAGCCCGCACAAGTGGCTGATGACGTGCCTCGACTGCACCTGCCTATGGGTCCGCGACGCACACCGCCTCACCGACTCCCTGGAGACTAACCCGGAGTACCTCAAGAACGACGCCAGTGACTCCGGCACCGTCACCGACCTCAAGGACATGCAGGTCGGTGTCGGCCGCCGCTTCCGTGGGCTCAAGCTCTGGATGGTCATGCGGACATACGGTTCCACCAGGCTCCAGGAGCACATACGCAGCGACGTCGCCATGGCCAAGTTGTTCGAGGAATGGGTGCGTGCGGACGACCGGTTCGAGGTCGTTGTGCCGAGGAACTTCGCGCTTGTGTGCTTCAGGGTCAAGCCCCACGCTGGCATGACAGAGGAGGAAACTGAGGCAGCTAACCGTGAGCTCATGGAGCGCCTGAACAGGACCGGGAAGGCGTACCTTGCGCACACCGTGATCGGCGGCAAGTTTGTGCTGCGGTTCGCGGTGGGGTCGTCGCTGCAGGAGGAGAGGCATGTGCGAAGCGCGTGGGAGCTCATCAGGAAGAAGACCACCGAGATCATGAGCGGAGAGATGTCGGTGTAG